The genomic DNA ATCATTTTAAAGAACGCGTACCGGATGCGCAGATTTTTAAACTGGAACAGAATTATCGTTCTACACAGCAAATTCTGGACCTGTCTAACTGGTTGCTTGATCAGAGCCCAATCAAATATGACAAGCGTCTGGATGCACATCGTGGCGAGGGCATTAAACCCAAACTGCATATCTTCCCGAACGAGTTTGATGAAGCCAAATGGATTGCCATTGATATTAAAGAGCGGCATTTTCTGGAAGGCACGCCGTGGCATGATCATATGGTGCTGGTGCGTTCCAGTTTTGCCGCACGTCACATCGAAGCGGCCTTTATTCAGGCCAATGTGCCTTACCGTTTTATCGGTGGCATGAAACTTCTGGAAACTGCACATGTCAAAGACCTGCTTAGTTTATTGCGGGTGATTGCCAATCCGCTGGATGATATTGCCTGGATGCGTTTTCTGACCTTATGGAATGGCGTGGGAGATGTTGGAGCCAGCAAGCTGGCGCAGCAATTATTGCAGCAGGACAATCCAGAACTGATTTTCGACAAACTGGAAAAATTTGGCCGTATTCCCGAGAAAACGCTGCTGATCATGAAGCAGATGTCGGTATTAAAAGATCAGGTGCAGGCTTGTGTCACTTTGGGGATAGAAGCACTGCTGGAGCAGCTTGAGGAAAACTACGCCAAGAAAGACTGGTCGAAACGCATGGGTGATTTTGATCTGGTCAAGCAGCTGGCCACCAAACATGATCAGCTGAGTGAATTTCTGGAAGAATATGTACTCGATCCGGTCTCGATCAGTGAAATTGAACGCCAGTCTGAAGATGATGTGGTGACGCTGATTACCATCCATTCGGCCAAAGGCACAGAACAGAAAATTTGTTATGTGGCCAATGTTTCTGCCGGACAGTATCCGCATGCACGTGCTCAGGGTAATTTTGACGAAGTTGAAGAGGAGCGTCGGGTTCTCTATGTAGCATTAACCCGCGCCAAAAATGAACTGATTTTAACCAAGCAAAATCTGAATCTCTGGGCGCGGGATCAGGTCGATGAACAGGGACGAAAAATTGAAAGCTATTTCCTGAATGACCTGACCCGCAACCTGTGCATGACCGAGACCCATTACAAGCCGCGTCAGCAAACCGTAAAAAGTGCCTTAATTGAGCGGCAATCGATTAATTTAGATTTTGGTATCGATCTCGATTAAACTATCTCAATATTGAAGTGCAAAAAGTAAGTAGGCGAGTGCTTTTTGGTTTTTTTAGCCTATTTAAAGGTCATCAGATGAAAATTTTAGTCCGTAATTTAGAACGTACAGTGACAGAAGCTGAATTGCTGGAATTGTTTAAGCAATATGGCACGGTAGATTCATGCACCTTGGTTTTAGATGCTGCCACAGGTAAATCAAAGGGTTTTGCTTTTGTGGAAATGCCACATGGCCGTGAAGCGGTGAAAGCGATTAAAGGCTTAAATACCCTGCGTTTGCATGGACAGGGTATTCGGGTCAAGCAGGCTGAAGACAAGTCAGCGGCAGAATAAAAACTAAAAGGAGCGATGCTCCTTTTTTTTATGGATAAAATAACCAGGCTTTGATCAGGTTGAATTGGTCTATTGAATCCCCATCTCTTGATCTGGAAGGATGTAAATTATTCTGGCTGAAATCATCCATGATCATTGAAGTGACACTCGATATCTCACTCATTGAAATTAATCTTCCACAATTTTTATTGTAATTTTTCTGAAAGACCGTTTAATCTTAACGGTGTAATCACGCCAAATCTTAGGAAATCACCATGTCTCGTGTTGCTCGCTTTCATGCCGATCGTACCAATCAGAAACTGTATTTTGCACGTCTTGCATGTCAACAAGCAGAACAAACCGACCATATTCAACAGGCTCAGGCACATCGTGAAGCGGCGGTATTTCATTTGCATGGTGCGGTATTGGCATTTTTGCAGGAACTGGTTCGTTACTACCGGTTAAATGACTTTGCTCCGACCTTGAAATCGATTGAAGAACATATGGCAGAAAAAGGACAGATTTCGCCTGAAGTGACTGTGATGCAGCAGTTGGCGAAACAGGGTTTTATTGCCGAGCTGAAACGTGCCTACCGTATGTGTCAATATGCACCGGAACCGAGTGCGCCGGAACCTGAAGATGAAACCTCTTCCAACCTGATTATTAAAGTGACCCAAACCCCTCAAGCCTGGTTGCCGGATACCAAAATTCTGCGTGAATGGCACCGCGACCTGACCCAGCTGATTGACGGTTTTCGTAATGAGATGGTTGAATTTTAAACTTTACGACCAGTGCTCTTGAAGTTTCTGTCATTGACCTTATATAAATAGTCTAAGTAATGCAAAGTGCAACAGCCCTTTGCCACCATGTTGAACATGGAGGATATATGTCTATAGAACATTTGAAAGAATTATTTGGTAGTCAAGAAGCGATTTTAGAACTTGTTCAACTTGAAGGTGGTGAGTTGGCATTGCGAAATGCAGGCTCTGAAAAAGAACCGCTGGTCAAGATTCAATTTAATGATCAGGTCAAAGCGTTACTTGGTGATCAAACACAGGTAATTGCCCAGCACATGATGCAGGCGGCTTTGTTTGCCATGATGGAAAAGCAGGTCAATGAGTGGCAGGCTGAAGTCATGGATGAACAGCCGAAGTATCTGAGCTAAACTTGTTTAAACCTAAAAAAGCGCACTTTGGTGCGCTTTTTTATAGGCTGCTGATTAGTGTGTTGGTGCTTGATGATGCGCAATCTGAATCTGATTTAAAATATGATTGGTCATGTTGATGGCCATTTCTTCTTTGGCAAAATAAACCTGACCAATATTTTCACGGCGAATCACTTCAGCTTCTTCCTTGCTTTCGGCACATACCAATACCTGAATTTGTGGATTCAAGGTTTTGGCAATGTCGACAATTTTATGGATATCCAGAATATCCATTGGAGACAGTACCAGCAGGCGTGCATGTTGGATATGCGCCTGAATGAGTACCCCTGCTTCGGTCGCGTGTCCCGATACCGCCGCAATGCCTTTGTCACGTAGGCTTTCAACGATCTCACGGTTTTCCTCGGCAATTACCACTTTAATTTCTTGCTGCATTAAGGCTTTGGTAATGCGGCGTCCCACCTCACCATGACCAACAATCACCACCTGATCACGCAAGTATTCTTGTGAGACTTCATCTGGCAACATCGATAGCGGGTCACCACTACGTTCAAGCAAGCGGGCCAAATGTGAGCGTTCACGAATCCAGTTTTGTACCGGTTCAATGGCAGAGAACACAAATGAATTTAAGGTAATGGAGGTAAGTGCACCGGCTAAAATCAGGTTTTGTCCTTCTAAAGACAATAGATTTAGTGAAACGCCTAAAGTTGCCAAAATAAAAGAAAACTCGCCAATTTGTGCAAGGCTGGCACCCACTGTTAAAGCGGTGTTAATTGGATAACGGAAGAACAGCACCAGTGCCATTGCCGCGATAGTCTTGCCAACCATAATAATGGCCACCACGGCAAGCACATGCCACGGTTGCTGCACTAAGATCATGGGATCAAACAGCATTCCCACCGAGACAAAGAATAAAATGGAAAAAATTTCGCGTAGTGGAAGCGTTTCTTCTTCGGCACGGTGGCTAAAATCGGACTCTTTGACCACCATCCCGGCGAAAAATGCACCCAGTGCCATCGACACCCCAAAAACCTTATAAGCACCAAAGGCTATAGAAACTGCAGCGGCCACTACGGTCAAGGTAAACAGTTCACGCGATCCCAGACGGGCAACGATCTGCATAATCCAGGGTACCAGACGTTTACCCACAATCAGCATAAAGGCAATAAAGCCGGCTACTTTAAGCAGGGTAATCGCTAAGGTCATCCAGATATTGGCATTTGGGTCTGAGCCGGAAATTGCTGTTCCACCCAGTAAAACTGCAGTGGCAGGGAGCAGTACCAGTACCAGTACCATGACTAGATCTTCAACCAATAACCAGCCCACGGCAATCTTGCCGTTTACAGAGTTAATCAGACCTTGGTCTCCCAAGGCTTTCAGGAGGACCACGGTACTGGCACAGGACAGGCTTAGACCAAACACCAGTGCCGAGCCAAAACTCCAGCCCCAGATCATCGTTACGCCTATACCAAGCAAGGTTGCTACAGCAATTTGCAGAACTGCACCTGGTAAGGCAATACGGCGTACCTGCATCAGGTCGGTTAAGGAAAAGTGCATCCCGACACCAAACATCAGGAACATGACCCCAAGTTCAGCCAGCTGGTTGGCAAGATGAATATCGCCCACAATGCCTGGTGTATTCGGGCTAATCACAATACCCGCAACTAAATAGCCAATTAGGGGAGGAAGACGAATACGTGCAGCAATATAGCCAAAAATGAGTGCCAGTCCAAAGCCAACGGCAAGTAATATAATCAGATCTACATCATGAGGCACTAAAGACTCCTTAAGCTTGAGCCAAAGTTAAGGGTAAAAAAGAATAAGCACAAAAAATGCCAAAAAAGAATGCCTAGAAGTGTAACAAGTCGAATAAAAAAAATGCAAAAAAAAACGACCCGGAAGGGCCGCTTTTTTCAAGAAGTCAAAATTATTTAATTTTAGCTTCTTTGAAGATTACGTGTTGACGGATTTTTGGATCAAATTTTTTGATTTCCATTTTTTCCGGCATAGTACGTTTGTTCTTAGTCGTAGTATAGAAATAACCTGTACCAGCTGAAGAAACTAGGCGAATTTTATCACGCATTGTACTGACTCCTTAGATCTTTTGACCTTGAGCACGAAGATCAGCAACAACCTTTTCAATGCCCAATTTGTCGATAATACGCATACCCTTAGTGGTTAAACGAATACGTACGAAACGTTTTTCGCTTTCTAACCAGAAACGGTGGTGATGCAGGTTCGGCTCGAACCGGCGTTTGGTTTTGTTATTGGCGTGCGAGACATTGTTTCCAACGACTGGACGCTTGCCGGTAACTTGGCAAACCTTAGACATGGTGAACTCCATTGCTAGACAGCACCGATTGTGCGGCTAGTCATTAAAAGTAAACGGATGAAATCATTCAAGGGGCGTTTTATACCAAAAATACGCTTAAAAGACAAGCGAATTTAAGAAAAACGCGGCATGATCATGTGTGATAGATCATGCCTTGATCAGTTAGCGAAGAAGGGTCTTGGAAATCAGTTTGTGAATCGGCTTGTTAAACGGTGGGAGAATGAATTTTAAGCTATACAGCTTTGGATTAGACATTACTGACCGTTCATGCGACAAACTGAAGAAACCTTCTGGACCATGATATTTGCCCATACCTGAAGCACCGACCCCACCAAAAGGTAAGTCATCCTGTGCTACATGGGTTAATACCATATTCTGTCCGAAATGCCCTGAATGAGTATGCTGTGCGACATAGTCGGCACGCGCCTGATCAAAGTCGAAATAGTATAATGCAAGTGGACGAGGACGGCTATTAATAAAGTCAATCACATCGTCAATTTGATCATATTCGAGAATAGGAAGGATCGGACCAAAAATTTCTTCTTTCATAATCCGCATTTCCGTTGTGACACCGGTCACGACAGTTGGCGCAATTTTTCGAACCTTGCTTAAATCTTCATGTGCCGGATTTAATTCAATAATTTTAGCCCCATGGGTACGGGCATCTTCCAGATAGCCCTGCAGGCGGTTGTATTGTTTGTCATTAATAATCGAGGTGTAATCCTGATTGTACTCAATACTCGGATACATCTCTTCCACACAGGCTTTAAAATGCTCAATAAATTCGGCGGTTTTACCTTTAGGCAGGAACATATAGTCCGGTGCCACACAGGTTTGACCTGAATTCCACAGTTTACCTGCAGCCAGGCGCTGTGCCACATCTTGCAAATCAATAGAAGGATGAACCAGTACCGGTGATTTTCCGCCCAGTTCTAAAATTACCGGCACCAGGTTTGCTGCGGCTGCTGCCATGACGGTTTTACCAATTTCGGTTGAACCGGTAAAAACAATTTTATCAAAGGCTAAATGGCTAAAAGCATCGGAAACTGGTCCGCCACCATTAATCACGGCAACCAGTTCGGTCGGAAATGCTTCACCTAATGCTTTTTCCAAGGCACGACCAAAATGGCTGGAGGCACTAGAAATCTTGATCATGGCATGGTTACCGGCGGCAATTGCACAAATCAGTGGACCAACCGACAACAATAATGGGTAGTTCCATGGAGCAATAATCCCGATCACACCCAAGGGTTGATATTGCACCCATGCTTTTGCCGGCTGATGGATAATTCCAACATGGCGCTTCGAAGGTTTCATCCAGCCGGTCAAATGCTTGCTATAATATCTGATCTGTTCAAGGCAGGTGAGTAGTTCACCGATTTTGGTTTCACCAATAGAACGGTTACCATAGTCCTGATTAATTGCTTCAGCAAATTGATCTTGATATTTAACTAAGATACGCTTGAGGCGTGCTAAACGGTCAATCCGCTCTTTTGCCGATGGAAAGGAATGACGCAGGTAAGCGTGCTTTTGCTGTTCTAGTACGTCGTGTAAGTGCTGAATATTAAACGAATGTGGTGTCATTGAAGTTGTTTTTGTCTGACTGTTCATGACCTGCTACCATTGAATAAAAAGCGATTAATTTAATTTTTAGAGTAAAAACTCTAAATAGTCAAGTTACTTTATGTGTTAGTTCGCTAACCTATTGAATGAATGGTTACTTTAGGATGTCTCACTCCAAAACGGTGAAAACCAAAGAACGTATTTTACAGCTCAGCTTACAGTTATTTAATGAACGCGGTGAGCGTTCGGTAACAACCAATCATATTGCAGCTGAACTAAATATGAGCCCGGGTAATTTGTATTACCATTTTCGCAATAAAAACGAAATCATCAAAGAGTTAATGGAGCAGTATCAAGGCGAAACTCTGGAGATGCTGGCATTGCCTGATGATCGTCCGCTTGATGCCAACGATAAAATTCGTTATTTTCAGGTGCTGAGCAGCCAGCTTTGGGCCTATCGCTTTTTGCATCGTGATGTCTATCATTTGGTTGAAAATAATGAAGATTTTAGAAAAATGTATCCACGCTTTGCCGGACAGGTGATGCAGCAGGGGCAAAAAATCTATAAAGCTTTCGTGAATGCGGGCTTAATGGAAATGACAGACTCAGAAATTGAAGCCCTGATTATTAACTTGTGGATTGTTTTGACCAACTGGACCAACTTCCTGTATATGTCAGGTCATATTACCGATTCGAACCATCTGGAAGAAAAGTGGGTCTGGCAGGCATTACGTCAAATGGTATTTCTGGAAGGGGCTTACCTGCGTGGTGAAAGCCGTCAAACCTATGAACATTTACTTGAAACGCTTGGCCCTTCAGAGCTTTTTGAAAGTTTATCGTCCAGTAAAAAACATGATGCAGGCTAGCCTATTTAGAAAGCCTAAAAAAAGCGTTAGAATACTCGGCTTGTTTTTCAATTTAACTGATTAGTGATATTAACCAACATGAATATGTCCACTGCTAACACGGCACGTTTACTGATTACTTGTGAAGATAAACCAGGTATCGTGCAAGCTGTTTCGAGCTTTTTGTATCATCAGGGAGCAAATATTACCGCACTTGATCAATACGCGACTGAAGCTCAGGGCGGACGTTATTTCATGCGTGTTGAATTTGAACTGGAAAATTTGCAAAGCCGTAAAGAAAGTTTAACCCAGACTTTTGCCACCAATGTGGCAGAACGCTATGACATGCACTGGCGTCTGGCACTGGTCAGTGATGTGAAAAAAGTCGGGATTCTGGTTTCTAAAGTCGATCATGCCTTGCTTGAGCTGTTATGGCGTCATGCGCGTGGCGGTTTACCATGTGAAATTACCAAAGTGGTTTCAAACCATGACACCTTGCGTGAAGCAGTAGAAAACTTTGGTATTCCATTTGAAGTGGTGCCGGTGAATAAAGAAAATAAACGTGAAGCCTATGCCAAAATTGATGAAATCATGCAGGGCAACGATTTACTGATTCTTGCGCGTTATATGCAAATTCTGGATGAAGAGTTTGTTAAAAACTGGGAAATGAAAATTATCAACATCCACCATTCTTTCTTGCCAGCCTTTGTTGGTGCGAACCCGTATAAACAGGCCTATGATAAAGGGGTGAAACTGATTGGTGCAACAGCGCATTATGTGACTGCTGACCTCGATCAGGGCCCGATCATTGAGCAAGATGTAGAACGAGTAAATCACGATTTTACCGTCGATCAGCTCCGTGAACTCGGACAAGATGTGGAACGTAATGTTTTGGCTCGTGCAGTGAAATGGTATCTGGAAGACCGTATTATTGTGGATGGCAACAAAACAGTTGTTTTTCAATAAATATTGCTAAAAATACCAGTTTAAAAGGCATGTTTTAGGCATGCCTTTTTCGTTTTCGATTCAAAAAACTCATCAAAACGGGCATTTTAATAGTTGCAAATGAAAACACTTCTCATTTATTATTGGCATGCTTTAATTGTACTAACCGATGAGCCTGATTGCTGCAATCTTTATAGATCTACAATCGCTTAAATTAGGTAACTGATTTTAATGAGTCAATCCTCCGCTCTAAAGATGCAAACTCCCAATCCAATGAAAAAGAAAATGATCACTGCTTTGCTTGCGGTGGTGGTGGGTCACATGGGCGTGTTGTGGGCGGTAGGGCACATGAAAACTCCGGAACTGAAACCGATTGAAAAAGAACCGTTAAAGGTGCGTTTTGTAAAAATTCAAGAGCCAGCAAAACCGCTACCACCAAAGCCTAAAGCGGAACCGAAAAAGGAACCCCCAAAACCGAAAGAAGTGAAACAGGTTGAAATTGTAAAAAAACAGCTTCCACCCCCACCGAAAAAGGTAGAAAAGGTTCAACAAGTTAAAAAAGCAGAAACACAGAAACCCGTGATCAAACCGGTGGAAGCACCATCCAAACCGACAGTAACGACCGCGATTTCTGAAACCAAAGTGGTGAAACCTGTTCCGGTGACACCTCCACCTGCGCCAGTTACACCGCCTGCACCGGTTGCGCCTCCTGCATTGCCATCACCAAAAAATGTTTCGATTGGTGGTTCAGGCGTGCAATGGAGTCGTTCTCCTAAACCATCCTATAGCAATAGCGACCTGCAAGGGCAAACGCGTACAGCCATGGTGTATATTGAAGCGAATGAAAAAGGGGTAATTACCTCAGTGCGTATGGTACGTTCGACCGGTGTTCCTGCTTTAGATGAAAAGATTTTACGCTCAGTGCGTAGTTCCAAATTCAAACCGTACAAAGAAAATGGCGTGGCTTATCCAATCAAGGCTAACCTCCCATTGGAATTGACAGTGAATCCACGCGGCTAACATTTATTAGGAGTTCGAGTATGAACTTTTCAGTTTATTGGCAACATGCTGATGCAGTGAGTAAAACCCTGTATTTCGTGTTATTGGCAATGTCGATTGCGACATGGACCATCTTCATTTTACGTATAATGGGGACTCGCCAACTGAAGCAACAAGCTTATGCTCAACTTTCTCAAGCGTTAAGCAAGTTAAAAGCAAAATTTGCAGCTTTGAATTTTGAACAACGTAAAGCGGTCGCTGAACAGGCGTTGTTGCGTCAAATTTCAGTTGAAAAATCCAATGCTGAAAAAGGTGTGGCAGTTTTGGGTACCATTGCTTCACTGGCACCGTTTGTGGGTTTGTTTGGTACGGTTTGGGGTATTTTCCACGCGCTGGTTGCAGTAGGTAAGAGTGGTCAGGCAGGTCTGGCACAAGTGGCGACACCTGTTGGTGAAGCCTTGATTATGACCGGTCTGGGTTTGGCTGTCGCGATTCCTGCGGTACTGGCTTATAACATGTGTACCCGTGCCAATCGAAGTTTGTCACATGAGTTACAAGATCAGGCACACAGTTTGTTGATTGATACCATGTTGCAACAGGACAGTGCAGCTCAGGTAGAAACTAAAGCAGCAACAAACAATCTGGTGGGAGGTCAGGCTTAATGGGCTTTCAATTGGGCGAAGACAACGATGTAGGTATGAATGAGATGAACCTCATTCCACTAATCGATATTATGTTGGTATTGATGATCATCTTCCTGGTGACAGCAACCGTTGCTAACCCGTCAATTCCATTAACCTTACCTAAAACAACAGCAGATATTACGGATTTGCCGCCTAAAAACGTCACCATCAGTATTAATGCCAGTGGAGAGGTTGCCTGGAATGGCAAGGTGCTCACGCTTGATGAATTGCAGACGAAATTTAACCAAGCGGGTCAGGAACAGCATCAGCCAACCATTATTCTGAAAGCAGATAAAGAATCACGTTATGACACGGTTGCTCAAGTGATGTCTCGTGCGAGCGAAGCCGGGCTCAGCGATATTGCCTTTGCGACTGATAACTAATTTGATCCTTAAAAAAAAGCGACCTTTAAGGTCGCTTTTTTTATGGCTAGAATTTTCTACACAGTCGCTTATTCCGGTTTCAGCAGGTCCTGAAACTTGCTGCGCAATTTCATTAATTTCGGAGGGATGGTGAAATTGCAATAGCCTTGCGCAGGATTGCGGGCAAAGAAATTCTGGTGATATTCTTCGGCAGGGTAGAACTGCGGTGCAGGGCTTAGCTCAGTCACAATATTGAGACCTTCTGCTTTCAGGGCATTAATTGTATGTTGTGCCTGCTGTTGCTGTTCATCATTAAAATAATAAATCACAGAACGATATTGAGTGCCGATGTCATTACCTTGACGGTTTAAGGTCGTTGGATCATGCGTGGTAAAAAAGACATCTAACAGCTGAACGAAGCTTATTTGCGTTTCATCATAATCAATCAGAATGACTTCGGCATGGTTGGTATCGCCACGGCAAATATCATCATAACTGGGATGTTCAGTATGGCCACCAGCATAACCACTGACCACTTTTTCCACACCTTTTAACTGTAAAAAAACGGCTTCGACACACCAGAAGCATCCACCACCGAATAAGGCCTGTTGCATAGTTTGATCCTGTATTTGCTTATTGTTTTTAATATAGAGGCTTTCTATGAAGCTAAAATGTATTGAAACATTTTAAACACAAAAGCCTGAGCTTTCAGGCTTTTATTTGAGCAGTTTAACGTAGTTGCACCGGACTGGTAAATTGCAGCAGTACGTTGCCGTAGCGATCAAGCAATTTAAGCGTTTTCCCGAAAACCTGATAGTGGGCTACTTTAGCCAAGGCTGCATTAAATTGTTCAGACGGATTGTTATTGTCCAGACAGGCCATTTTAGTCCCTGCCATTTGACTGAGCACCAGGGTATCTCGACCTGCTGCATAGCTGCCCATAATACGATTGCAGCCATCGGCACCGCTGACACGTTTAGTTATGGCATCAAATTGTAAACTTGGAATATTGTGTGCAGTCGGTGCTGTCTTGATTGCGGTATTGCCAATATGGGTGGCAATCCAGCTACGGTTTTGCAGTTGCACTAAATTGGCAGTTTCAATGGTAGCAGATGCACTTGGTGTGGTTTCACAACCCGTCAAAGCAATAGCAGTGCCCAGTATGCCAACAGCAAATATTTTTTTTAACATATTGGAGTTCTCATTCTTGGTTTAACTTGGAGTCTATATAAACAAAAAAACAGGCTTTTCACTAGGATTAAATGGATGTTTTTTATATTTTTAATTTTGAAATTCAGCTGATTCGTCTGTTATCGCTGCGGGGATGCCCTGACGAATCAGG from Acinetobacter sp. CS-2 includes the following:
- a CDS encoding META domain-containing protein, which codes for MLKKIFAVGILGTAIALTGCETTPSASATIETANLVQLQNRSWIATHIGNTAIKTAPTAHNIPSLQFDAITKRVSGADGCNRIMGSYAAGRDTLVLSQMAGTKMACLDNNNPSEQFNAALAKVAHYQVFGKTLKLLDRYGNVLLQFTSPVQLR